The Sulfurospirillum sp. UCH001 genome segment AAAAAACAAGTGAGTCAAAACTCACAAACAAATCCTCCTAAAGACGCATCAAGCGAACCTAGCGAGAAAAAACCGCGCAATAACAGACGACGAAAAGGTAACAAATCTCCTACAGCATCAATTGAAGGTAATGAGCCTTGGCAAAGAGATATGAAAAAGGCGATTGAAGCCAACCAAAAAATGCACAGAGAGAGACTCAATCGCTCAAACTTGATCGACCAGACTTCAAAGGGAAAGATTAAGATCACACCACTGGGTGGACTGGGTGAAATTGGTGGAAATATCTGTGTATTTGAAACCGATACCTCAGCGATTGTATTGGATGTAGGTATGAGTTTTCCGAGTGAAGATATGCACGGTGTTGATATTTTAGTACCAGATTTTAGCTATTTACGTCAAATTAAGAAAAAAATAGCTGGAATTATTATTTCACATGCTCATGAAGATCATATTGGGGCAATCTCTTATCTTTTCAAAGAGATGCAATTTCCTCTTTATGCAACGCCACTGCCACTGGGTATGATTTCAAATAAATTCGATGAACACGGTCTTAAAGTGCACAAAAAATACTTTAGACCTGTTGAAAAACGTAAAATCTATAAAATTGGGGAGTTTGAAATAGAGTGGATTCACATTACGCACTCTATCATTGATGCATCCTCACTTGCTATTACAACAGATGCTGGAACGATTATTCACACAGGTGATTTTAAAATTGACCACACACCAATTGATGGTTATGTGACTGACCTCAATCGTTTTGCGCATTACGGCGAGAAAGGTGTTTTGTGTTTGATGAGTGACAGTACAAACTCTTATAAAGAGGGTATTACACGTTCTGAAAGCACCGTTGGAAAGACGTTTGATTCAATCTTCGCAAAATCAAAAGGACGTGTCATTATGTCTACGTTCTCTTCCAATATTCACAGGGTTTACCAAGCAATTGATTATGGTTTGAAATATGGGCGAAAAGTATGTGTTATTGGGCGTTCAATGGAGAGAAACCTTTTTACAGCGATAGATTTAGGTTACATTCAATTGGATAAAAGTATTTTTATTGATCCGCATGAAGTAAATAAGCATAATGATAAAGATGTTCTTATCGTAACGACAGGAAGCCAAGGTGAAACGATGAGCGCGTTGTATCGTATGGCTACAGATGAGCATAGACATATTAAAATTAAGCCAACTGATCAAATTATTATTTCCGCAAAAGCAATTCCTGGTAATGAAGGCAGTGTTTCTAAAGTACTAAACTTCTTACTAAAAAGTGGAGCTAACGTAGCATACCAAGATTTTAGTGAAATTCACGTTAGTGGTCATGCTGCACAAGAAGAGCAAAAGTTGATTTTACGCCTTGTAAAACCACGATTTTTCTTGCCAGTACACGGTGAGTATAATCATATTTCAAAACATAAAGAAACTGCTATGCAGTGTGGTATTCCTGAGCGTAATATTTATCTGATGAGCGATGGCGATCAGGTTGAAGTATGTGCAAAATATATGAAAAAAATTAAAACCATTAAAACAGGAAAAGTGTTTATCGATAATCAAATTAATGAACAAATTGCAGATGATGTTGTTATTGATCGTCAAAAGTTAGCAGATTCTGGTTTAGTCATGTTAGTGATTCAGATTGATAAGAGTGAGCATAAATTGATTTCAAAGCCAAAAATTATCAGCTATGGGTTAGTACCAGATCGTGATGATAAAGCTTTCTCTATTGAGATGGAGGGCGTTATTGATCAGTTTATTGTTAATGCAAAAGCAGAACTTCTTGAAAATGCGAGAGCATTGGAAAATGAGGTTCGACAGGTAGTTCGCAAGCATATCTATCGCCAAATGAAAAAATACCCAACGATCGTACCGACGATCTTTATGATGTAGGAAATATGATGCAAGATTTTAAAGCAATAGCCAAAGAAGTATTAGAACTAGAAGCAAAAGAGCTCTTAAATGCAGCTCATATGATTGGTGATGAGATAAGCGAAGCAACCAATGTTATCGCTAACATTAAAGGGAAACTGATTGTAACAGGCGTAGGTAAAAGTGGTTTAATTGGAGCTAAAATTGCAGCAACATTAGCAAGTACAGGTACCAGTAGCTTTTTTCTCCATCCGACAGAAGCAATGCACGGTGATCTTGGAATGGTAGGAAAAGATGATGCTGTGTTAGCGATTAGTTATAGTGGTGAAAGTGAAGAGCTTATTAAAATATTGCCACATATCAAACGTTTTGATATTCCTTTAATTGGCATGGCACGCAGCAAAGAGTCTTCTTTAGGGCATTACAGCGATATCTTCTTGCCATTGCACATTGAAAAAGAAGCGTGTCCACTTGATGCAGCACCAACATGTTCAACTACACTCACACTTGCTCTTGGTGATGCGTTAGCAGTTTGTTTGATGAAAAAGAAAAATTTTCAAAAAGAGGATTTTGCATCATTCCATCCTGGTGGTAGTTTAGGTAAGCGTTTGTTTGTCAAAGTGAAGGATTTGATGCTCACGCAATCACTTCCAATTGTCCATGAGACAACTAAACTCAAAGATGCCATCATAACCATGAGTGAAGGCAGACTAGGTAATGTTCTCATTACAGATAAAGACAATAAACTCTTAGCAATTTTAAGCGATGGAGATTTGCGTAGAGCGCTCATGAGAGATGATTTTAGCATGGATGCAACAGCATACGAATATGCTACAAAAAATCCAAAAAAACTAGACGATGAAACGCTTTTAGCGAGTGATGCATTGGCGTTCATTGAAACATATAAAATACAGCTTTTAGCGATCACTGATAAAGTAGGGACGCTTAGAGGTGTTTTACATATCCACCATTTAGTGGAAGCAGGAATAAAATAATATGGAATTAATGAGACTAAACAAAATGATTTCGCATAACACGCATTATTCAAGACGTGAGGCGGATGAACTTATCAAAACAGGACAGGTCAAAGTAGATGGAAAAGTCGTTCAAGACCTTTCCACGCAAGTGAGTTTTAAAAATAAAATTGAATTAAATGGCAAAGCCCTTTTTGAAAAACATGGATATTCAGTGATTGTATATCACAAACAAAAAGGTGAGTTAGTAAGTAAAAAAGATGATCGTGGTCGTAAAACGATTTACGATACCCTCCCCTCAAAATTTGGACATTATCTTAGTGTAGGAAGACTAGACTTTGCAAGTGAAGGACTCCTTCTTTTATGTGATTCTCCTTCAGTCGTTTCAGCACTGATGCATGGTGATTTAGAACGTGTGTATTATGTCAAAATCAACGGCATGGTAACACCGGCAATGGAAAAAGCAATGCAAGAGGGACTCTCCTTAGAAGATGCTCGTAAAGGTGGACATGCGAAAAGTGAAATTCGTGCAATGGACTTTGCACCGTTTCTTTCCTATCGAATTATCAAAAATAGCCCAACGTTTTCAACGATTAAAGTGATGATTAACGAAGGCAAAAACAGAGAGCTTCGACGCTTCTTTGGTTATTTTGATGTAGATGTTGTCGATCTAAAACGTGTAAGCTATGGCAAAATTGATTTAGGTATGCTCAAACCTGGCAAGCATCGCTTTTTTACAGGAAGCGAATACTCTGCACTAAGAGATTATCTTGAATATATGAAAAAAGATAACGGCAAAGAAGCTAAGAGTGCTGATTGGGATGAAGAGGACGATGATCAATAACTTCGCCCTCTTCTTTCGCCCAAAAGCGATTGAAGAGTTAGCAGGACAAAAGCACCTTAGTGGTGAAAGTAGCCCTTTTCGTAAGCTTTTAAAGTCTGGCTCTATGAGCCACTCTCTTTTCTTCGGTCCTGCTGGCGTGGGAAAAACGACATTAGCACGCATTGTAGCTAGCGAATTAGGACTTCCGTTTTATGAACTTGATGCAACCAGTGTCAAAGTAGAAGAGATTCGCAAAATCCTC includes the following:
- a CDS encoding ribonuclease J, whose translation is MQENEVTQQQNNSNPKPKEHTPKASGQSKQTHTNTKKQVSQNSQTNPPKDASSEPSEKKPRNNRRRKGNKSPTASIEGNEPWQRDMKKAIEANQKMHRERLNRSNLIDQTSKGKIKITPLGGLGEIGGNICVFETDTSAIVLDVGMSFPSEDMHGVDILVPDFSYLRQIKKKIAGIIISHAHEDHIGAISYLFKEMQFPLYATPLPLGMISNKFDEHGLKVHKKYFRPVEKRKIYKIGEFEIEWIHITHSIIDASSLAITTDAGTIIHTGDFKIDHTPIDGYVTDLNRFAHYGEKGVLCLMSDSTNSYKEGITRSESTVGKTFDSIFAKSKGRVIMSTFSSNIHRVYQAIDYGLKYGRKVCVIGRSMERNLFTAIDLGYIQLDKSIFIDPHEVNKHNDKDVLIVTTGSQGETMSALYRMATDEHRHIKIKPTDQIIISAKAIPGNEGSVSKVLNFLLKSGANVAYQDFSEIHVSGHAAQEEQKLILRLVKPRFFLPVHGEYNHISKHKETAMQCGIPERNIYLMSDGDQVEVCAKYMKKIKTIKTGKVFIDNQINEQIADDVVIDRQKLADSGLVMLVIQIDKSEHKLISKPKIISYGLVPDRDDKAFSIEMEGVIDQFIVNAKAELLENARALENEVRQVVRKHIYRQMKKYPTIVPTIFMM
- a CDS encoding pseudouridine synthase; its protein translation is MRLNKMISHNTHYSRREADELIKTGQVKVDGKVVQDLSTQVSFKNKIELNGKALFEKHGYSVIVYHKQKGELVSKKDDRGRKTIYDTLPSKFGHYLSVGRLDFASEGLLLLCDSPSVVSALMHGDLERVYYVKINGMVTPAMEKAMQEGLSLEDARKGGHAKSEIRAMDFAPFLSYRIIKNSPTFSTIKVMINEGKNRELRRFFGYFDVDVVDLKRVSYGKIDLGMLKPGKHRFFTGSEYSALRDYLEYMKKDNGKEAKSADWDEEDDDQ
- a CDS encoding SIS domain-containing protein; the protein is MQDFKAIAKEVLELEAKELLNAAHMIGDEISEATNVIANIKGKLIVTGVGKSGLIGAKIAATLASTGTSSFFLHPTEAMHGDLGMVGKDDAVLAISYSGESEELIKILPHIKRFDIPLIGMARSKESSLGHYSDIFLPLHIEKEACPLDAAPTCSTTLTLALGDALAVCLMKKKNFQKEDFASFHPGGSLGKRLFVKVKDLMLTQSLPIVHETTKLKDAIITMSEGRLGNVLITDKDNKLLAILSDGDLRRALMRDDFSMDATAYEYATKNPKKLDDETLLASDALAFIETYKIQLLAITDKVGTLRGVLHIHHLVEAGIK